From a region of the Lactuca sativa cultivar Salinas chromosome 4, Lsat_Salinas_v11, whole genome shotgun sequence genome:
- the LOC111896004 gene encoding transcription factor bHLH25-like, with protein sequence MPPASDLRPAPPHRPTLSSDTQPVDPLLSDAFQRYPAGGVPLLRQRATPPVSSFMRRLRVSPRDFGVPLSNTFAISFGDVKPKNEMLPVDDSLGYEAVGATKIPIISRNPIQAQDHVLAERKRREKLNRNFISLSSLIPKLKKMDKASVLEDASIYIKQHQDRVKELEGLSGTKRKNVQDCVLHACKVILVTYADNFFSMIPML encoded by the exons ATGCCTCCCGCCTCTGACCTCCGTCCAGCCCCGCCTCATCGTCCAACGCTTTCCAGCGACACCCAGCCGGTGGATCCCCTCCTTTCCGACGCTTTCCAGCGATACCCGGCCGGTGGAGTCCCTCTTCTCCGACAGAGAGCGACACCTCCGGTGTCTAGTTTCATGAGGAGACTGCGAGTATCACCAAGAGACTTCGGTGTTCCCTTATCCAACACTTTTGCCATATCTTTTGGAGATGTAAAACCTAAAAACGAGATGCTCCCGGTTGATGATTCACTTGGATATGAAGCTGTTGGTGCCACAAAGATCCCAATAATTTCCAGAAATCCGATTCAGGCACAAGATCATGTTTTGGcagagagaaagagaagagaaaagtTGAATCGAaactttatttccttatcttcCCTCATCCCTAAGCTTAAGAAG ATGGACAAGGCATCTGTGCTTGAAGATGCATCTATTTACATAAAACAACATCAAGATCGGGTGAAGGAACTGGAGGGATTATCAGGAACAAAGAGAAAGAATGTTCAAGATTGTGTATTGCATGCGTGTAAGGTTATCTTGGTTACGTATGCTGATAATTTTTTCTCAATGATCCCGATGCTTTAG